In Streptomyces sp. DG2A-72, one genomic interval encodes:
- a CDS encoding CDP-alcohol phosphatidyltransferase: MPVFTRQRQLPATTDEPAPDDESSTPQALRTRLAHLRAWRTRHPAAARNLSWTTTILAAALVLAALLLPNAWAALRPNRFMRLPAEAIVGAVILLALPRRPRTVVAALIGVGLGVLTVLNFLDMGFREYLGRGFNMVLDWELLDDAQSYTADSMGGTVATVAAIGAVLLVVVLMAVMALATVRLASLLARNSSVATRGTLIAGTVWILCAALGIQVSGMPVASDRTVDTLRMQARRVTDTLRDEAAFAKEAKADRFGSTPGAQLVPDLRGKDVIFTFIESYGRSALEDPDISPGVNKTLDTSTQALTKAGFSAKSGWLTSATYGGSSWLGHSTFLSGLWIDNQQRFRTVMSSDRLSLTKMFQKTGAWDTVGIMPGIQKGWPEEKFYGLDKVYNAFGLGYKGPKFSWSTMPDQYALEAFQRQVHGKKRDKPLMSEVILTSSHQPWAPIPKMVGWDELGDGSIFNSIQKAGNSPSDVMSDSAKSREEYGKSIEYSVTSLTQWLERYGTDDTVLVFLGDHQPIARVSGNNASRDVPVSIVAKDPKVLDKISSWNWTDGIKPAQKAPVWKMDAFRDRFLMAYGSTPGPSKG, translated from the coding sequence GTGCCCGTCTTCACGCGTCAACGTCAACTGCCTGCTACGACTGACGAGCCGGCACCCGACGACGAAAGTAGTACGCCACAGGCGCTTCGCACGCGGCTTGCCCACCTCCGTGCCTGGCGCACGCGCCACCCTGCGGCTGCCCGCAACCTCAGCTGGACCACGACCATCCTCGCCGCGGCTCTCGTCCTCGCCGCCCTCCTCCTCCCGAACGCCTGGGCCGCCCTGCGCCCGAACAGGTTCATGCGGCTGCCGGCGGAGGCGATCGTAGGAGCGGTGATCCTGCTGGCGCTGCCCCGCCGGCCCCGCACGGTGGTCGCCGCGCTGATCGGAGTGGGCCTGGGTGTCCTGACCGTGCTGAACTTCCTGGACATGGGCTTCCGGGAGTACCTGGGCCGGGGCTTCAACATGGTCCTGGACTGGGAGTTGCTGGACGACGCGCAGTCGTACACGGCGGACTCGATGGGCGGTACCGTCGCGACGGTCGCCGCCATCGGAGCCGTACTCCTCGTCGTGGTGCTGATGGCCGTGATGGCGCTGGCGACGGTCAGGCTGGCCAGTCTCCTCGCCCGGAACTCCTCGGTCGCGACGCGCGGCACGCTGATCGCGGGCACCGTCTGGATCCTCTGTGCGGCGCTCGGCATCCAGGTCTCGGGCATGCCGGTCGCCTCCGACCGCACCGTGGACACGCTGAGGATGCAGGCGCGGCGGGTGACGGACACGCTGCGGGACGAGGCGGCGTTCGCCAAGGAGGCCAAGGCGGACCGGTTCGGCAGTACGCCCGGCGCTCAGCTGGTGCCGGATCTGCGGGGCAAGGACGTCATCTTCACGTTCATCGAGAGCTACGGCCGCAGCGCGCTCGAGGACCCGGACATCTCGCCCGGCGTGAACAAGACGCTCGACACGAGCACCCAGGCGCTCACGAAGGCCGGTTTCTCCGCCAAGAGCGGCTGGCTGACGTCGGCGACCTACGGCGGCAGCAGCTGGCTCGGCCACTCCACGTTCCTGTCCGGCCTGTGGATCGACAACCAGCAGCGCTTCCGCACGGTGATGTCCAGCGACCGGCTCTCCCTCACCAAGATGTTCCAGAAGACCGGCGCGTGGGACACGGTCGGCATCATGCCGGGCATCCAGAAGGGCTGGCCGGAGGAGAAGTTCTACGGCCTCGACAAGGTCTACAACGCCTTCGGACTGGGCTACAAGGGCCCGAAGTTCAGCTGGTCGACGATGCCGGACCAGTACGCCCTGGAGGCGTTCCAGCGTCAGGTGCACGGCAAGAAGCGCGACAAGCCGCTGATGTCGGAGGTGATCCTGACCTCCAGCCACCAGCCGTGGGCCCCGATCCCCAAGATGGTCGGCTGGGACGAACTGGGCGACGGCTCGATCTTCAACAGCATCCAGAAGGCGGGCAACAGCCCGTCGGACGTCATGTCCGACAGCGCCAAGTCCCGTGAGGAGTACGGCAAGTCGATCGAGTACTCGGTCACCTCACTCACCCAGTGGCTCGAGCGCTACGGCACCGACGACACCGTCCTCGTCTTCCTCGGCGACCACCAGCCGATCGCCCGCGTCAGCGGCAACAACGCCAGCCGTGACGTCCCGGTATCAATCGTCGCCAAGGACCCCAAGGTCCTCGACAAGATCTCCTCCTGGAACTGGACCGACGGCATCAAGCCCGCCCAGAAGGCCCCCGTCTGGAAGATGGACGCCTTCCGCGACCGCTTCCTGATGGCATACGGCTCGACACCGGGCCCAAGCAAGGGCTGA